The following coding sequences lie in one Acropora palmata chromosome 3, jaAcrPala1.3, whole genome shotgun sequence genomic window:
- the LOC141877611 gene encoding uncharacterized protein LOC141877611, translating to MPPWVLRMLNSLIFDFFWKTKCELVTRAVVVQPPSLGGFSVVNVKLKVSSLLSQWVRRFAANPSGWTLLMTYWFLSCFGTSPSVVLARPHSFNRSILPAFYSSLLLAWRSLDGSFDNRLSSLVFASRDPHARRVVADLSSKIGYLFLLDENYAVPHCVEKFRPTFGALYWPSTWRQLHFANFDRSVLDFSWKVAHGVVLTAQRLISFGLHVSQHCFCGPVLESLSHLLFACPLAQSVLSWLQSLMFRYSPMSPVLLLRHVLFGFNLEELRLLPRVFVYILNVCKFCIWLARNDFRFRSLQPGAIPVIESVKARVKFHLTVFFKHQRTARGRRFFTRRWGANGVIASFAGGNLTFAL from the coding sequence ATGCCTCCGTGGGTTTTGAGGATGCTTAActctttgatttttgactttttctggaAAACCAAATGCGAGCTGGTGACGCGTGCTGTAGTTGTTCAACCGCCTTCTCTTGGTGGGTTCTCTGTCGTTaatgtgaaattaaaagtgtcATCACTGCTTAGCCAATGGGTTAGGCGTTTTGCTGCGAACCCTTCAGGTTGGACTCTTCTAATGACCTACTGGTTCTTGTCCTGTTTCGGTACTTCTCCTTCTGTGGTCCTTGCACGACCACATAGCTTTAACCGTAGTATTCTTCCTGCGTTCTACTCTTCACTTTTGCTAGCCTGGCGCTCCCTTGATGGTTCCTTTGATAATAGGCTTTCTTCGCTAGTTTTCGCGTCCAGAGATCCTCATGCCCGCAGAGTCGTGGCTGATTTATCTTCAAAAATAGGAtatcttttcttgcttgatgAAAATTACGCTGTTCCTCAttgtgttgaaaaatttaggccTACCTTTGGCGCACTTTATTGGCCGTCCACTTGGCGTCAACttcattttgctaattttgacCGTTCAGTTTTGGACTTCTCTTGGAAGGTCGCTCATGGTGTTGTTTTGACTGCCCAGCGTCTTATATCCTTTGGCTTGCATGTGTCTCAGCACTGTTTTTGTGGTCCCGTTCTTGAGTCGCTAAGTCACCTCCTGTTTGCTTGCCCTCTTGCGCAGAGTGTACTGTCTTGGCTCCAGTCATTAATGTTTCGTTACTCTCCCATGTCCCCTGTTCTGTTGCTTCGCCATGTCCTTTTCGGGTTTAATCTTGAAGAACTTCGTCTTCTGCCtcgtgtttttgtgtacattttgaatgtgtgtaaattttgcatttggctTGCCAGAAATGACTTTCGCTTTCGTTCTCTCCAGCCCGGCGCCATACCAGTTATTGAGAGCGTTAAGGCGCGAGTTAAATTCCATTTAACCgtctttttcaaacatcaaaGGACTGCGCGCGGTCGTCGTTTCTTCACTCGTCGCTGGGGGGCAAATGGTGTCATTGCATCCTTTGCTGGTGGTAATCTAACTTTTGCCTTATAA
- the LOC141875573 gene encoding uncharacterized protein LOC141875573: MTDIIRVLESDFQGAKDDKKTSQEDLNFLKIMEEGIERNRNGHYEMPLPFKERPVLPDNHSMALTRLEHLKRKFLKDSRYKEDYVKFMNEVLSRGDAEEAPMLAQQGVKWYIPHHGVYHPKKNKIRVVFDCSARFKGTSLNDHLLSGPDLTNSLVGVLCRFRKYPYAISCDVEKMFHQFIVRENDRDYLRFLWWLNGDVEKEPKEYRMKIHLFGATSSPGCASYGLKYMACQEKEAHPSAAQFIMHDFYVDDGLTSVPSAQQAKDLIQGAREICEKGGLRLHKFVSNDFQVLESVPKGERAVDVILNLPSDQLPIERVLGVQWLVGLDCFKFSIILKDQPLTRRGVLATVASVYDPLGFLAPLVLKAKKILQEIWNRGVSWDEPLPEEVRPRWEHWKCDLLRLNELQIPRCFESKTLNGKKTYELHNFADASTSGYGQCSYLRVKDEDENVHVSLVMGKSRVAPTKITTIPRLELTAAVVSAKVAVMVQEELNYTKLKQYFWTDSKVVLGYINNDAKRFHTFVANRVHVIRSNTDTKEWRYIDTKNNPADYASRGLNAEELMKSNWFNGPSFLWEKEIPSCEEEIPNIQIGDPEVKATVRAATVKESFSLIDCVSRFSSWTKAVGVVSYLKKPFKKNKPKTVATTVAERQDAERHIFKEIQRKAFKNQIASLSRKEQNAKISRQSSLLKLDPFIDEEGLIRVGGRLENSTLPFEVKHPIVLPRSSQVTDLIIDHFHKKVKHQGKGMTMNEIRSNGLWIVGLNAAVASYIYKCVQCRRQRRPTEGQKMANLPEDRVEPAPPFTYCGMDCLGPFTIKEGRRELKKYAVIFTCMSSRAVHIEHLDDMTTDAFINVLRCFTAIRGPVQQLRSDQGSNFVGARNELANATKELDKDRIQTYLTTNRCDFVMNVPCSSHWGGVWERQIRTTRSILNTILNDYKGRLDTSSLRTFLYEVMAIVNSRPLTYQCLNDPKSLEPLTPNHLLTMKNKTLLPPPCNFVKEEVYARKRWRRVQFLAEQFWSRWRKEYLINLSLRQKWFLPKRNLKTGDVVIVQDEVPRNEWPLTWNYS, from the coding sequence ATGACTGATATTATTCGAGTCCTTGAATCAGATTTTCAGGGAGCTAAGGATGATAAGAAGACTTCTCAAGAAGATTTGAATTTCCTAAAGATTATGGAAGAAGGAATTGAGAGGAACAGAAACGGACACTACGAAATGCCACTGCCATTCAAGGAACGACCTGTTTTGCCTGACAACCATTCGATGGCGTTGACTCGTCTTGAACATCTCAAGCGAAAGTTCCTGAAGGATTCAAGGTATAAAGAAGATTACGTCAAATTCATGAATGAAGTATTGAGCAGGGGTGATGCCGAAGAAGCACCAATGCTTGCGCAACAAGGAGTGAAGTGGTACATACCCCACCATGGCGTCTACCacccaaagaaaaacaaaatcagagTTGTATTTGATTGTTCAGCAAGATTCAAAGGAACTTCTTTGAACGATCATTTACTCAGTGGACCCGACCTTACAAACAGTTTGGTGGGAGTACTATGCAGGTTCAGAAAATACCCTTACGCTATTAGTTGTGACGTGGAGAAAATGTTTCATCAGTTCATCGTGCGTGAAAACGACCGCGATTATCTGCGTTTTCTTTGGTGGCTCAATGGCGATGTTGAGAAAGAGCCCAAAGAGTACAGAATGAAAATACATTTGTTCGGAGCAACATCGTCGCCTGGTTGTGCCAGCTATGGCCTCAAATATATGGCATGTCAAGAGAAAGAAGCGCACCCCTCAGCAGCTCAGTTCATTATGCATGATTTCTACGTGGACGACGGATTGACCAGCGTTCCATCCGCACAGCAAGCTAAAGACCTCATCCAAGGGGCTCGTGAGATTTGTGAGAAGGGTGGACTTCGTCTTcacaagtttgtttcaaaCGATTTTCAAGTTCTCGAATCAGTACCAAAAGGTGAAAGAGCAGTTGATGTAATCCTGAATCTACCGTCCGACCAACTTCCGATAGAGAGAGTGCTTGGTGTTCAGTGGTTAGTGGGGTTAGACTGCTTCAAATTCTCAATTATCCTGAAGGATCAGCCCTTGACTAGAAGAGGAGTGCTGGCAACCGTAGCTTCCGTTTATGATCCCCTTGGATTCCTGGCGCCTTTGGTCCTAAAGGCAAAGAAGATATTGCAAGAAATTTGGAACCGAGGTGTCAGCTGGGACGAGCCCCTCCCTGAAGAAGTTCGGCCAAGGTGGGAGCATTGGAAATGCGACCTTCTACGTCTGAATGAATTACAAATTCCAAGATGCTTTGAGTCGAAGACGCTAAATGGAAAGAAGACCTATGAATTGCACAATTTTGCTGACGCAAGCACGTCTGGATACGGACAATGTTCCTATCTGAGAGTTAAGGATGAAGACGAAAACGTGCATGTCTCATTGGTAATGGGAAAGTCCCGCGTCGCTCCAACGAAGATTACTACGATACCAAGATTAGAGCTTACCGCTGCAGTTGTTTCAGCAAAGGTTGCCGTGATGGTTCAGGAAGAATTAAATTACACTAAGCTGAAACAGTACTTTTGGACTGATTCCAAGGTAGTACTTGGCTATATAAACAACGACGCCAAAAGATTCCACACGTTTGTTGCCAACAGAGTACATGTAATCAGGTCTAACACTGACACCAAAGAATGGCGATACATTGATACCAAGAACAATCCAGCAGATTACGCCTCCAGAGGTTTAAATGCAGAAGAACTAATGAAATCCAATTGGTTCAATGGACCTTCATTTCTATGGGAGAAAGAAATCCCGTCTTGCGAAGAAGAAATTCCTAACATTCAAATTGGAGACCCGGAAGTTAAGGCCACTGTGCGCGCGGCTACAGTCAAGGAATCCTTCAGCCTCATCGATTGCGTATCACGATTTTCCAGCTGGACGAAGGCAGTGGGAGTGGTTTCATACCTTAAGAAGCCTTTCAAGAAGAACAAGCCAAAAACAGTCGCCACTACAGTAGCTGAACGACAAGATGCCGAGAGGCACATCTTCAAAGAGATACAACGCAAAGCTTTCAAGAATCAAATTGCAAGTTTAAGTCGCAAGGAACAGAACGCCAAGATTTCAAGGCAAAGTTCCCTACTAAAGTTGGACCCTTTCATCGATGAAGAGGGATTGATAAGAGTTGGTGGAAGACTGGAAAATTCTACCTTACCCTTTGAAGTTAAACACCCAATAGTCCTACCAAGGAGTTCCCAAGTAACTGATCTGATCATCGATCACTTTCACAAGAAGGTCAAGCATCAGGGAAAAGGAATGACCATGAACGAAATTCGTTCCAATGGATTATGGATAGTGGGTCTTAATGCCGCAGTAGCTTCGTACATTTATAAATGTGTGCAATGTCGACGTCAGAGACGACCAACGGAAGGCCAAAAGATGGCAAATCTTCCCGAAGACAGAGTAGAGCCAGCCCCGCCATTTACATACTGTGGAATGGATTGTTTGGGACCATTCACCATTAAGGAAGGAAGAAGGGAGTTGAAGAAATATGCGGTAATATTTACTTGCATGAGTTCCCGAGCAGTGCACATAGAGCATCTAGACGACATGACAACTGATGCCTTCATCAACGTTTTGAGATGCTTTACTGCTATTCGAGGACCCGTCCAGCAGCTAAGATCCGACCAAGGCTCCAATTTCGTAGGAGCAAGGAACGAACTCGCAAACGCCACTAAAGAGCTGGACAAGGACAGGATTCAAACCTATTTGACGACTAATCGCTGCGACTTTGTCATGAATGTTCCCTGTTCCAGTCACTGGGGAGGAGTATGGGAAAGACAGATTAGGACTACAAGAAGCATCCTAAACACCATCCTTAACGATTATAAGGGAAGGCTTGATACGTCTTCGCTTCGCACTTTCTTGTATGAAGTCATGGCCATAGTCAACAGTCGACCATTGACCTACCAATGCCTGAATGACCCGAAGAGTTTAGAGCCTTTAACTCCGAATCATCTGCTAACGATGAAGAATAAGACACTTCTTCCACCTCCCTGCAATTTCGTTAAAGAAGAAGTGTACGCTCGAAAGCGATGGCGACGAGTTCAGTTTCTGGCAGAGCAGTTCTGGAGTAGGTGGAGAAAGGAGTACCTCATCAACCTGAGTTTGCGACAGAAATGGTTCCTGCCGAAAAGGAATCTCAAGACAGGAGACGTCGTTATTGTGCAAGATGAAGTTCCAAGAAATGAGTGGCCTCTTACGTGGAATTATTCATGA